One Ovis aries strain OAR_USU_Benz2616 breed Rambouillet chromosome 24, ARS-UI_Ramb_v3.0, whole genome shotgun sequence genomic window, atcccccATTTCTGTTGCCGCTGCAGCCAATACAGCCCACCCCCCAGCTCTCTCTGGTTACAAAGAACGGTTCTGGTTTTATCTTCCCTCACCACTCTCCACCGCACGCACTACAGGCAGACCCTTTACTCCCTGACTCCAGGGTCAGTTCCCCTACTTCTTTACTCCATAGTTTCTGTAGCTCTGAATTCACACATCTCGGGTCACTCTTCTCAAATAGGATCTTCACTGAGCTGCACATAGCGTTTTCATTACCCCACCCCCAACAAACGCCATACCTACTAACCCACTGAATACCCTCCTTCCTATGCCAATATTGTCAAACCTCAGCATCCTTCGAGATTTGGCTTGGACACAGCTGGCACcatccttccaatgcagggggttacaggttcaatccctggtcagggaactgagatcccacgtgccaccaccaaaaataaagacaaagctCACATCACCCCCATTTCCTGGAGTGAAACCTTCCCAGGCTCCCCCCATTTCTACCAACCCATTCTGCACTGTCTTTCTTTTCCCATCAATATATTGTCCTATTTTATGGATTCCCTGCCTTTCTCCTTTAAGGTACAAACTCCTTGGGGGCCACCTTTCACTCGGTCCCTCAAGGCTGACTGAGTCCCATGCAGGAACATCTGTGAGGGACCCAGTTTGGGGGGGGGGTAGTGGGGAGTGGTCCTCAGAAAATGGGAGTGACTATTACAAGGCAAGAACAACCACTGTGTGTGTAGCATCAGCTAAAACCAGGACGAGAGACCCCGGAGAAGTCAGATTCTCCGAGCTCCGGGTTGTTTACCTCTAAGATGGAGACGAGGGTACCTgcttaagaattaaatgagaaccTACATAAGCCCCAGGGCTCCGGGCCTGGCACTTGAAAGCTCTCACCTTATCACGATCAGTTAAGAAGTGGTTCCTCAAAGCCACTGCCTCAATAACTTGGGGAACAATCCTCTATCAGGGGATAGACCTCAGGACTCTGCACTGTTAAAGGTCCCCAGGTGACCTGACTCTACCAGGGTGGGCCAGATCTGTGGGCTGGCTCGGGATGATACCGCAGATACGCTCAATTATCGGTGTCGCAGGGTCAAGTCCCACTTCTGCCACTTGCTCGTGAAAAGTCCCGCAGCCCGATTAACTAGCTTTCAAATGGGAACAATAATGGGGCGACACCATCAACTAGCTCGGGAATCGAGCAAGGACCCCCTGCACAAGGCTGGTGCACGCGGCGACCGCATCTGCTCGGTATTCCCCGGCCCGCCTCGCCCTCCAGCTAGACGGCTCTCCCCGGGCCCCGAAGTCGCCAGCGCCCGCAGAAGGGCTCCCGGCGGCGACCCCCGCCTAGTCCCGGCTTCCCGCCGGGCATACAGCGGAGCGAGCGGCGCCTGCATCCCGGCCGGAGCTCCTcggcccggcccccgcccccgtaCTCGAAACGGCTTCTTCCCCGCTCCTCGGGTCTCACCATGGCGACCACTCAGGTTCAGGAGTCCGAGGTTCCGACTTCCTCGCCCCGCGGCCCCGGCTCAAGGGCGGCCGGAGGGTCAAAGGTCAAGGGAGACTGCGAAGAGCGCATGCGCAGGGCATGCGCGTTGCTCCATAGAAGCGCAGGGGCGTGGGCGGAGACCTAAGGTCTGTGGGCGGGGCTATGGGTGGGGCCTGCCTCAGCCTCAGGCGCCGGGGAAACCTCCAGAGGCTTAGGACACAGGACACCTTAGCCCCCGTGACTACCCTGGGGTGCTAGGAACAAAGAATAAGGCCTGTTCTATCGGGGGTGGGGAGAGAtactttttcccctcattttgccAAAGTATTTGGGACTTAAAAGACAGAATAAACATACATTTCACAAACGTGGTAAGGAGTAAGATGCTAAATTTTCACCAATATTTAAGAAGACAGGAAAACTTCAAAAAAGGCttcagggacatccctggtggtccaatggttaagaatccactttgcagcAGACACCActttgcagcacaccagtccaggacctaagatcccacatgccacaggggcAACTAGGCCCAGGcaacaactgctgagccctcatGACAagaaagatcccacctgctgccactaagacccgacacagccaaataaataaattattaattttatatatatatatatatatatatatatatatatatataaactagttaaaaaaaggaaaaatctgttTCGCTTCAGGTTTCTTCTGTCTAGGAAGGAGGGCTCTTCTCATTCCTCCAAGTCTTTGTTCCAATGTCACCTTCTCAGCGAGGCCACCTTGACCCCCTACCAGGGCTGCAACTTGTActccattcttttgctttttcaaaaattttcggTCGCACCACACAGCCTAGGGGACCTTAGtttcccaccagggactgaacccatggccTTGGCAGTGTAAACCGTGGAGTgaaagttcctctttgcttttctacTACTACCAGTTTTATTGGGAGATAATTCATACCACATACAATTCGCCCCTTCAAAATTCACAATTCAGTGCTTTTTAGTATACTCagagagttgtgcaaccatctccactagttccagaacattttcattcccTGCTTAAAACTCCATACTTATAAGCAGTCACTAGCTGTTTCCCCCTCCCCTAGTCCCTAGTGACCACTCACTGTCTCCTCAATGAAGGTCTCTTCTGGGTGtttcacagaaatggaatcatactatatgggtttcccaggtggtgctagtggtaaaggacccacctgccaatgcaggagatgtaagtaaggcagctttgatccctgggtgggaagatcctctggagaaggaaatggtaacctgctctaatattcttacctggagaatcccatggacagaggagtctggtgggctacagtctatagggttgcaaagagttggacacgactgaagtgactcaacaTGCATGCACGTCTGGTTTAAACTTCCATTCTTgatccctatttttttttcttcctgaaactcTTATCACATTCTATCAGATTATACCATTTATCTGTTCCCTCCCACTAGAATGTGgacctcttttctccttttctctactCTTGGGCATCAGCACCTGGAAGAGtagctttttaaaacaatttttattggcGACTGTACTGAGTCTTTCTTgttgcacgcaggctttctctagtttcggtgAGCGGAGCTACTCTCCTGCATGGGttctggagcatgggctcagcagttgtgatgcacaggcttattTACTccacagcacatggaatcttctcagaccagggatcgaacccatgtcccctgcattggcagatggattcctaactgctgggccagcagggaagtccttcattCCTGTTGAATGAACGAGAGTCCGGCTGCCTCCTACCGTGTTCTGGACCAccacccttctttcctttcctgagtCTCCAAATGCAGTCTTCCCTCAGCGCCCTTCCTTTCATCTGAAACGTTCTTCTCAGGGCTCTCTCCTGGGCTCTGTGACCCTCAGGAGTTATCTCTTAGCTTCGTCACTTCTCAGACCCTGACCACGGTCTCCCCCTGCATCCCAGGGGCTCCCTTTCATGAAGTTTATCTACTTCACAGTTCTCTACACACTGTCTATCTGCGAACTTGAGCACAGTCTGGCTCCCTTCTGCCTACTAAAACTGTGCCAAGTGCCTTGAAAAGCCTTGTCTCTCCCGTTCATGACCGGAGCTGCCATCCAGAGAGAACCTGGCCAGGTACCCATGTGTCGGAAGAATGAATGAACTCCCAGCAGGAGCAGAGTGAGGCCTGGGACCAGGTGGAGCCCAGGGCCAGACTACCGTCACCCTTACCgctgtccccttccccttccccttccagcCAGCCAAGAGACCACAGTGGCACCAGGGTGACCAGCTTAGAAAAGTTTAATTGTTGAAAACATCCAGGACACGTGCAGGCCAGTCCCTGTGGGGCTCACACCCCCTTTAATTGGGCTATTAGCTCTGTGACACCCATTCTCCTGGCTTCAAGTTTGGGAAGCAGGGTGACTGGTCCCAGACCCCTGAGGCTGGAGCTGCTCCAAATGGCCAGGTGGAGGGGCCAGCCCCCTAGACCCTTGACCGGAACTGGGGCAGCAGGCCAGATGGGACGGCATGTGATAACTGAAGGTGCTGAGCAAAGCCAGCCCAAGCTGGGACCAGCCCAGGTCAGAGGAAGGGGGGACAGGGAGCCCAGAGCCTGCCCAGGGACATGCCCCTGAgccctcacccctccccacccctatgCCCCTGGCTCCTCATGCTAGCAGGCAGTGAGGCGAAGCGCCCAGTTCCAGAAAGAGCAGAGATGCGGACAACCCATGGAGACTGCAGCAGAGCCCAGAGGCCGTGGAAATGCCCAAGACTCAAAGGAAGCCAGGGCTTCTGGGATGAGGTGTGCCAGGGCCAGGAGGTGGCTTCCAGTTTGAGGGAGAGATGTGAGGTGCACGGGGGCACCAGGCTTTCCTGGAGGTGGCAGTGGAGGGTGAGGCTAGAGGCGGCTGGTGCGCAGGCTAGTCCTGGGGAGATGAACCAAGAAGCAGGGAGGGGAGTCGGGAGGGCCCAGGAGGCAGGCATGGGTGAGCAGGCTGCAGGCGTGAGTCGGGGAGGGACAGGACAGGATGCTGGCCCCCCAACCAGTCCACTCACCCACTCGTCCTCATCCACGCCTTCGAAGGAGTCCTGTGGGAGCGGGTCCTCCCGGTTCCCTAGTTTCGCCACCATGGCGCTCAGAAGCTGGGGACAGGGTGGACGGGACAAGAGGCAGGAAGTGAATGGCGGTCTCTGTATACAGAGGTCCCAAGTGCACTTGGGTCTGGTTGGGTtgggcagggccaggcctgggaagggcctctccctgcccttccctggCTTCCTGAGCCCCACCCCCTTATGACGGTCAGTTTCAGAATTTTGGAAGACCTCCCCATCAAGCTGTCCAACTGACAGATGGGTGACACTGGCTCCTGGCCCAGTCGGGGTTGGACTAGAGAGCTGAAAGGCTGCGCCATGTGCAGCCAGGACCCCTTCCCCCGCTGCGGCCAGCCCTCTCCCCGCCtacctcttctttcttctgctgGTCTGACTTCTCCTCCAGGTAGACTGAGGAGGGGGCCCGCCGGGCAGGGGCTTCACGGGGGGCCTGGCTCACTGGGGTGGGACCAGGGACAAGCATCAGGCAGGAGAGAGGCCCCTTGggaccaggcttcctggtccgaCCCCTGGGTTCCAGCCGATAGGAGATTCCGTGGCAGAGAGTCCAAAGGTGGCACTCACAGCTACCCAACCCTCGGTTCACGTGGCCTGCCCTCGGCACCAGGCTGTGTGAGTGTACTCATGCACATTTGGGGCGGGGGGCTTCTGATAGAAACACAGACCCTGGGCGCTACCGTCTAGGGGCTCACAGACCAAGTCCAAAGTACAACCACCTGTCCCTAGGAACACCAGAGCTTCCTGAGTGCCAGCAGGGGTGGAGGGTCAGACTTGGACCTTCTGCCCCTTTCTCCAGCCCCCACCTGctcccctctgtcctcccctcccccatcgcCCAGGCCCTCATCCTACCTGGGGTCATGCCGGGGGGCTGCAGGCTGAGAAGCTGGGGCATCCCGTTAGCACCTCCCAGCCAGGCCTCAGCGCTGAGCACCGGCTCCCAGCTCATGGTGGTGTCGGGGAACACGTCGTCCTGGAAGAACTCTTTCTGCAGCGATGGAGGAAGGGGCTGCTCTGAGGCACCAAGCAAAGGCCCAGGGCACACAGGCCTCCACTGGGCAGGCGGGCATGGCGAGACCCAGGACCCCAGTCTGAGGTTTCTACGGGGCTCAGAATGTCAGCAGAGTAAGGGGCGCAGATGCCCCACAGAGCAGTGGGTGGGGCAGTCTGGCAACAAGACCAGCCAGGCCCCAAAGCCCGTGACAGGGGCCGGGGAGTGGCGGGGCTGGGCGTTGGCATACTGCATCCCCAGCTCACCCTGACTCGGGGCAGCCGGAAGGCGACAGGCTCCAGGGAGGTCTGGCGAAGTCGCAGGCATCGGGCAAACTCCACCTCCCGCACTTCACACTCTGTCTTGGGCAGGAGGATGAATCCCTGGGGTGGCAGGGGAgtgtgagaaagtgaaagtcgctcagtcgcgaacgactctttgtgaccccatggactgactacagttcatgaattctccaggccagaacagtggagtaggtagcctttccgtctccaggggatcttcccaacccagggactgaacccaggtctcccacactgcaggcagattgattaccagctgaaccacagctGATGCTGGAGTCCAGAGTTCGCTGGCACCCGGACCCCCAGGACCTCTCACTTAGGACCTCCAGGAGCAAGGCCTAGCCCTGGACGGTGGTGTGATGTTTAAAAACTAGCTCTTGGGAGGAAAAATGCCCTGGTTTGTAGCATTTGCCTAGTTCCACGGTGTAAAAACTGCCCGCCTGGCCAGCTTCACACCAACAATGTGACTGGGGGAATGCAGATACAGGAAGAAGTGCTGTAACAGCTCGGGATAGAGCTCTGGCGGACAAGGGCCCGCAGATTAAGTAACCTCGACAGCACCAGTAACAGTGAAGTCAAACAAAATAACTGCGAAGTGATAAATTAAATATCTATTGCCTTGGTCTTTAATGCAACTTATTTGTGGGTTCATAAGACTTAACCTTACGTAGTTTAATTCTCAGTAATGGGTGAGTTTAACAACCAGGTCCGGAGGCTGCCCGGCACACCCTGCCAGCCAGGGCCTGGTGACCCGCAGGTCCCATGGGCCCATGCAGTTTGCCCATGTGGCCACTAGAGGGCGGAGAGCCCGCGGTCCTGCCTGGGGACAGACCCAGAGTCGGCGCGCCGGCTCACCTTGTGGGGATCGGGCGATGTGAAGCTGTTGCACTCCAGGAAGAAGGGGGCCTCGGGGAGCAGCTCGTACAGGAACACGCGGGTATCGCCCTAGGGGGATGGCGGCAGTGAAGTGGCTAGCTTCAGGTGCCTTCCCCCCGATACCTGCCCAAAGCCCACGCCTGTGCTCCCCAACCCACCTTGCCCGTGAGCAGCACCAGGCTGGTGTCTGGGTCATAGCTGGGCAGCAGGGTCGAGGGAGCCACGTCCAGCCCCAGCACTGCGGAGGGGCCACCAGCCAGGGCCTTGGCTGAATACAGGAGGAGCTGGCGCTCACTTCGGCTGCAGGGGGACAGAAGTGGGTCCTCAGAGCGGGAGGGGCCCGGGGCAGGCATGACAAAGACTCCAGCATGTCTGGGCTTTTTTCCCCAACATTCTGCTCTAGGGCCCTTGCTCCAGCCAGGCTGTCACCCTTTGGGCCGTTCCACCAGAGTCCACTGCCCTCTCCTCCGGATCTGTGGGTACCAGTCCCTTTGTGACCCAGGTCAGAGGTACCTCTCTTAGGAGACCCCCCACCCCGATCCTCCCCTTAGAGCACCAAATGCCCTTCCCCTGGACCTCTCCAGGAGGCTTGGTTCTGTTTTGTGTGCTTCATCTGGTCCCCACCAGGAATGGGCTCCTCGCACCTGGGACAGATCTCATCCCTCTGG contains:
- the CORO7 gene encoding coronin-7 isoform X5, encoding MGACGSTSPGVALSPCSRSERQLLLYSAKALAGGPSAVLGLDVAPSTLLPSYDPDTSLVLLTGKGDTRVFLYELLPEAPFFLECNSFTSPDPHKGFILLPKTECEVREVEFARCLRLRQTSLEPVAFRLPRVRKEFFQDDVFPDTTMSWEPVLSAEAWLGGANGMPQLLSLQPPGMTPVSQAPREAPARRAPSSVYLEEKSDQQKKEELLSAMVAKLGNREDPLPQDSFEGVDEDEWAKYLAQIIVMGAQVVGRAFARALRQEFAASRAAADARGRAGHQSAAASNLSGLSLQEAQQILNVSKLSPEEIQKNYEHLFKVNDKSVGGSFYLQSKVVRAKERLEEELRIQAQEDREKQQPPKT